The following coding sequences lie in one Candidatus Nezhaarchaeota archaeon genomic window:
- a CDS encoding glycosyltransferase family 2 protein, translated as MAASKDSVTVIVPTLNEKEAIGDVLDELRREGYRNVLVVDGYSKDGTAEIARSKGVEVLYQEGKGKADAVRTGIKYVKTPYVVVMDGDYSYDPRDIEKLLVVADAYDEVIGVRSRENISMLHRFGNWVITNVFNLLFETNLGDV; from the coding sequence CTGTAACGGTAATAGTTCCAACACTCAATGAGAAGGAGGCTATAGGTGACGTGCTAGATGAACTCAGGAGAGAGGGCTATAGAAACGTTCTGGTAGTCGATGGGTACTCTAAGGATGGGACTGCTGAGATAGCTAGGAGCAAGGGAGTTGAAGTACTGTACCAGGAAGGTAAGGGAAAGGCGGATGCTGTTAGAACCGGCATTAAGTACGTTAAAACACCGTACGTAGTTGTTATGGATGGAGACTACAGCTACGACCCTAGAGATATCGAGAAGCTGCTGGTAGTCGCAGATGCGTACGATGAGGTGATAGGTGTTAGAAGTAGGGAGAATATATCTATGCTACACAGATTCGGTAACTGGGTTATCACCAATGTCTTCAACCTGCTCTTCGAAACGAACCTGGGGGATGT